The nucleotide sequence TTAAACGTGTCATGTTCGGGTTTAAGTAATTTAACACGATTATTAAATGAGTCGTGTTTGAGTTAGTCTGAcacgtgttatacgtgtgttTTAACACGACACGATTATGACCCGTCAACCCGTATTGTCACCTCTATATTATTGTACCAATTttatcatagtgatattttgttctttttgtgcgtaattttttttaatttaaattttaacattaaattcTGTATTTATTTGTGTGATTATTGGTttaattgtgatttattttttatccaaattcAAAAGAAACCTCTATAATTGCCTTTTTATAAAGagtctttaaaaataaaatcatgagATCAAATGCAGTTGTAGTAGTGTAAGTTCGAATAATTAAGTTGCAGTAGTACacttaatttcaattatatatattattattattatatgtaatatccagaattttgagagataaataatagttattaattctAAAGTTTTAGAGTGATTGATGATTTATGGAATATTTGTGAACtaaaaacatttaaaagaggatattaaatttattgcaTTTCTAAATGAGAAAGTGAtcgaaaatttataaaattcttaggatttagattattaagtgattaaggaaaatatatatatatattataacaattaatatgtttatatataatataaaataattaaataattaaataagggaAGTGTTTGTAATTTGGAACAAGTTGCTCTGCGTGAATTGCTCTCAAGAGGAATAAgtgaaatacatatatatatatataatattaatatatactatatttttggcataatacttgatattggcATGTTAATATAAGGGCAAGGTGCAGCCACGCGTACAACTCAATTTCCAACTCATTTGAAATTAAGTATGGCTAGCCTAGGGATGTGTGAGTAACTTGGCTACCAAGGTTTGCTTGCCAATTTAAAGGCCATTTTGGCCAGAGCACTCGCGTGAAGCagagaagaaggaggagaagaaattggagaaagaaAGGCGCGGCCGGCAGGttaaggaagaaaggaaaataaaataaattaatgagaTTTTGGAGGTTATTTagtgtttaaaatatttagataagtgggtaaaattaatataaatattatatatataaactataaattttatatggttAGATTATACAGTTTACGCGGTTAGAATTAACTTATTTAAGTCACCGTTGTATTAATTGttaggaaacgttttactttgtatcgggagcacaagagagacTGAAATCAGTcggtttcaggcaagctcctaaccctctcctcatgttcttcattttctgtaagagtcttcgttatttttcatattttaaaccctctctcaccgtgactcggttttacgcataaataataataaatccgCGTAGTAACCACTTTATGGCTTATATTTtgttaatgagtttattgttaatggattgAGTTAAACAGTGATGTTATGGTGTCATTTATTTCGACCGTCACGGAAcctcgtatcgctccgctttccttgggaatgatgctgaatctattggggctaggttcttaaaAGAGTTAGATTATGGTTTAATGgagttatattaataatttgttatgaatgtggagatggttttctgtatatgagaagagatgaaaacatgaatgacataatggtgtctatgttgttGTGGATAAAGTGAGCGAAATGATGAGTTTTAAGTGACGAGgtttaatgttgtctatgtgtgtcttaagAGTATGGGTACAAAGTCATTGACTGTTGATTGTGGGTTGTGGCAgtggatggctggatgtatgggcggcagtcatcgactgttacgatgagcgctagacgggccagaagagctagtactaccagattcccgcattggcttgtgcatatcatgatgtgtgtgctgcatagggcttgggttgcattcacttagggacatgctttgtgtgtgatgggatgtgtgagcatctACATGACCCAGTTGATCTAAGAGCTAACCTGGGTTCTCTAgatgagccggtgcatttagaggcaTTTCGCAtctgtgaattcttatgtgtgggcgtagcatggcatGATGCTTggttttatgggggccttgcaatcacgtttatgctacaaaagccattgcgtttcctatttgttgcactgcatggtgagaaCGTGCGGTTTTATGTGTTGAGAATGGGTGATGAACGTGGTCacagtaagaccttggggtgagacccacggcggcgtGGTTCACGATAAGACcaggggttagagtcccacggcaacaATAAGAgtgggggttagagtcccacggcaacaATAAGACTAGGGGTTAGAGTCTCACGGCAACAAcaagaccgggggttagagtcccaagGCAACAAcaagaccgggggttagagtTCCACGGCAACGAAAGGATAAGACGATAGTGACAGGAAAATGGACGTATAAGGGAAATGGAATGGTAGCCTATAGAAGGCTGCCAACATGTATGTATTTCGGACTTGGGCGCCAGTgcgtgttttatgtgggccccaatgaccgtttatgtgaagtttattatatgtttatccATCTAGAAGTAAAgcaggtattgggcatggcatgacatgacgttGCATTAGCATGAATTgtatggggtgttatgggaagagtcttgTCTGTacccttcagcctttctttcatgagcttgctgagtctcgcgactcatgtttgttttacatcattccaggtaagagtatcCTAAGACCGCAGGTGTATACGCGCAAAGTTGGGTCCAGATAGTCGAGTCATGATAGTAAATGCAGAGCTCTCTCGAatctagatcctgggtgtcgtgtgtctggaTCAgagtaatgttttatgtttgtgAAATGGAGGTATGTTATGTAGGCCCAAGTTGTGAATAGTTATGTAAAAATGATTATAAGATGTTATGGGATTtaaaagttatgattttagtaAGGGTGGTGCCTGAGCTCTTAGTTGtattattattctatatcacTCAAATAATGACCTCCTCACGGATCATCTATTTGcggtaggggctccgggagACGGGCCGTTACATTATATAAGGAACATCCTCTTTGAATATTATGAAATTCTAAtaataaagtatttttaaaaatattcttcttttatgttgatttaaaaataaaaattaatcatattaataaaatttgaacttaTAATACTGAAATAGTAATTGATTTGGTCAGATAAGTTATTAGCGAAAAGGCAAATTTTATATCATTGTAAGTTAGCAGCACATCATGTCATAATTCAAATGTGTCTCGACCCAACTTAATCTCTATCATGACAAGAGTTGGACTTAAATTAACCTAACCTTGagttctaaaaataattttactattttacctaaaaatattgaaaaataaattatgaacaTAAATGTTAGAGTGCGACAGATTATGTTCACTAATATAACCCcaattaatttttactaacgAGGTGGGGGTGGGGCTTTCTCCTCAAGAAATTCACTCATCCcgtttctctcttcttttttttctaaaaaattctaTCAGTATCCCATAAAATTGCTCTTCATAGCCCGCACTTTGCCAAATTTttcatcaattttaaaattcctattTTACCCCCATATCCCACTATTTCCTCCGACCACCCTTGACCAACACctcacctctctctttctctctcacaccatatacacacatacacatatatatatatacacacgggCTGCAGCCATGGCTGTTGACCCACGGCCATTAGtcgacccccccccccccacacacacacatacacactctcgatctctctctttttctatgCAATGGCCGCGAGGGGAGTTGACACCACTTGTTGACCCATCGTGGGACCCTTGCATCGCGGGGTTCAGGGGTTTCTTGAACCCCCGAATCTCGCTATTAAGGGGTTCGAGGGATTCCCAAATCTCACGATGCGGGGGTTCGAGAAGCCCCCAAACCCCGCAATGCGGGGTCTTCCTAGTGGGTCGGCCATTGCTGACCCACCTTGACAATGGTGGTGGGTTGCCGACCCATCTCGCAATTGtcgtagagagagagagtcggcCACGACCCCAGCACACACATATGtcacacacctatataaatatatatatacacacactagaAAGAGTAATTCTTTGAGCTACTAAtagaatttctctttttttcttacttTAGCATCactctattttctctttcttctttttcctcgtTCCAACAATTGTTTCTCGTCGCCACTATCTTACTTCTCATCCCTAGTGCATGACCATCGCTACATTCTCCCTCATCCCGCAGAGGTGAGATGATGATAGAAAAAGAGACGCGATAAAAGAGAGACCGTGGAGAAAgagaatggaaaagaaaattgactGGGTCCTACAAAATTAATGGTTAAGTTCACCCTGTTAAAGGgttgaacaaaatcgcactctaaATCCCACAGCAGACgcaataataaagaaaacaaggtAAAAGACTAAAGTGattctgagagagagagagacaccgCAGACTCAATTATTAGCAACTTTCCAAATTACCACACATCAAAACCAGGGGCCATGCCCCCTTCACTTCCAATCCAATCCCATTCCCCCACCAGAAGTTGGAAAATATCCTCTCCTTTAATAAACTTTTACCATTTTTAATAATACTAAATTTTTGTGAATTAGCCTTGATGTTCAAATGATATACTGAGTCCTGTATTTAATTCcaatcttataatatttttttaaatttctttagtagtctactaaattataaaaaaatatatatatatcaagtttcaactctttttttttttcaattttaaacttaatttttaattttatgaattcaacatttttgtttagtttcatTTCTAAATTACAGGTTGCTGCTATTGTTAATTGTTGATTTAACAGACCATATTATTGAAAACTTTTTTACGGAGGTGATGAGAGCTTGCTATTTTCATCTAAAATACACAAGTAAAAAGCAATTATCCCATCAAACATATAGTCAAAAGCTGTGAGATGAATGGTCCCACAATTGTGTTTGGCAGGCTTTATGTTGGCCCAACAATATAGTGGACCATTGGACCTCTGGCCCAGTCCAATAGAGAACTCTACACCCGTTCAATATTGAATACGAAATTAGCTTCTTTATCAATCAAGCTTCTCACAATCCAATCTTGTCTTCAATGCGGAGCCCTTGTGTTTTGCTTCCTCAATTCATTATAGAACTTCATTATGAAGTCAGCCGCCTTCTCATCCACGCGGTGATCTCCTTTGTCGACGTCGCGCAGCGGAAACGGCGAGTCCGTCACCCTCAGCTGCCGCACCAGTGGCGTCCGCCCGAACCCCGGCAGCGCCGGCGACGAAAGCTCGCTGTAAATCAGTTCGCTCACCGCCGGGCTCTGCAGGAAGGCCGAGATCGCCGGCGACGCCCCGCCCTTTCGGGCCAGCATCTCCAGTTCCCTCCTGACGGCATTGGCGTCGGCGGGGAGGACTAAATCGTCGTGGGTTGGCGGCGCTTGCGCGCAGGGGAAGAAGTACAGCTGGGAGTTGTGGTGGCGTGGGCGCTTGGCGGGGCTGCTGCTGCAGCTGAACTCGTACTCTTGTGGGCCGCCGTAGAAGGAGAGGCGGCCACCGTCGTGGGAACGGGTGGCGGAGTGGGGGTGGTGGTGGAACATGAGGTTGTGGAGGATGGCTTTTCCGGCGATCTTTCGGCCCTTCATCATCATGTTGAGATCAAGCATGAGCTTGGGCCACTTGGAAATTCCCTTCCTGACCATGAGCAATATCACCTTCACCATCTGCCTTACCTTCTTCGCTAACACTGGTATATTCCCGTCCTCCATCGATCTCTCTATATCTTTATTTATCTGCTATATTGAATTCTGTGTTTTTtacaatgagagagagagggagagagagagagagagagagagagagagaggaatgagagagagaggaattatATTCTGAGTTGAACGGAAAGCAAGCAAGGGAGAGGAGCTCTATATAAAGGCAGGCATGGCGAACCGGACGAAGCAACCCAAGGGTACTTTCtactttataatattaattaatatatatatttaatcaaaCTGTAGAAAAGTGAATGGATATTTCGTGTGATTTTATTGAttattgtattatttaatatttattaatgggTGGAGTAGTGATTAGGCGATCGAAACCCAAGTTCTCATCCCCACTTTGCCCCTCCCCAAAATTGATTATATCTTCTTaatatgaaaatggaaaatacaTATAATCATCACATTAATATCATGTCaatgttttaattatatatatatatatatagatagatatacGAATACTACATGATAAAAGCGTGTGTGGGTGGGAGTATAtgcttttcttctcttttcaatttttcctgGACAGTGTAGAGAGTACGTACGTACTTCATCGCccttttgaaaattcctttccATTTATGTGATTTGCAATGTACGTACGtagttacattaattaatttgtgacATAATATATACTTCACATATCCATAAAGATGATATATGTCACTCATTACAAAacataatcatatttaatttgaaaagttttagtttaattaggTGGCGTCCTCTATTAAAATTTCATCACACTCACACTACTATATAATGGcttcattaatatttcatttcCTATTATTTTTGGAGTTAAGAGTTGGTTGTACGTACctttcattttaataattaGCAAATTATAAGAGAGATATTgctcttttcttaattttaccaGAAAATCCTTAATTATACACAAAGTCCTCTAACCCATATATCATATATCAATTCAAACAAGCAATTCTATCATCATCATTGATAACTCTCTTTTGATTTTGTGtgaaattatatatcaaatattaatatatataatacatatacaaagtcctcattttcttctaattAATATACATGagacacctctctctctctacatttatatatattattattaaaaagcTTAATATATACAACCctcttttaataattataaaatacaacGCTTGATTTCGTAAAACCTATGTGTTAAAAGAcctcttaaaaatatgaaagcaTGTCATCGgacacatatataattaattaaggatttAACTATTTTAATGTGTAGCCCATTGGCTTTACTTTTTCTAAAGCTGAACCACGGAGGACATAATGATAACTCCTCCAATGGGACCTTTTAGTTGCCAAAAACATTGacttttgaatttttgtaataaatataattaaaatttttaataaatttgttttataattattagaacaattaatattatataaaccAAATTCTTCTATAAAATATTATGTAGATGATACTTTTAAGGGAAAATACAATACTTAAATTGCACTTATTTAGTAATTACGTATCGAAATtaggataaatttgatattagagtgaaatttttatgttaaattttcgtgtttatttgaattgaattaatcAAGTCAAGGGTAGAAAAAGGAGAGGGTCGGCCCAACCAACTCCACTTTGTCTCCCAGCTGTCACTTCCGAGCACAAGGACCGGACCATGAAAGTTACAGACCCCCACCTTTCGACACGTGTATGTCAATGTAGCACGAAACCACCATGCGACTCTTGAAATGACTTCGACGTTAAGGAAATCCGTTGGTGTTATATTCTCATTGGGCTTCCAAAAACGGAAAGTAAAAGTtgccaattttatattttattcgcTCAAATTCCAAAGAGGCCCTGCAAAGTGGAAACAAAACCTTGGAGTTGGAGGTTGGTTTAGGAATATTATTGGTACcgaattgaattttatattttataatattgattatacaataataaaattttaagatttatattaatatctaacatattaattttatctttgatttcttcattttaatttctagttaGTTTTGGCTCCAATTTTGTTcatccatttcttctttttcttcactattttttttttttctctttctctctgtttcaaTGCAACCTATCAACGATgacttttattgttttattatttttaaattttttatttttagtcaaatttaatttaattaactgtTTTAGTAATGAAATGGGTGTTTGAACAAAACAACTAAACTACAAAGATTTCTAGAAATATGTTTAAAACACAAGTGATCTCTCTACAAATGACCTAAATCACAAAaagtttaaatgtaatttactaagacaaaaattatatgaaaataactaaatataaaCCCCTTTTATGTACTGCATTTTGAGTGAGGTcacagtgatatatatatatattttatataattttaatgattCATTCAATCTTTAAATCACGTGACAAATATCTATCACATGTGCATGTCCGGCGGCTTATGCGTAGGGCCCAATAAAGAAGGCCCAAAAATATCCCTAATAGGTTTAACGATCATATGATTAATATGTTACTATTAATTCGATGAATTATGAGTTCGTTTCTCCTCACCATGTATAAGGGTTAAAGGCTCAATTTATGATTTACTTCTTTTGACGTAATTAAGAGTATGAACACCGGGGACCGTGCAAGAGCGATCATCCCAAGAAGCCCTAAAATTaataagtaattaaaatttattttttttatgttttaagatacaaaactatttatttcattttacaatgattttctttaaattcatattctgtttattttgttatttcatttgaatgaTGAGACACCACAACTTCGTAAGCCTACGAatcattttttcaatattagatAATGTAtagtgaaattttattttgacgaGCAAGTGCTCAACATCCTAAATCTAcagatcattttttaatattagacaaTGAATAATAAAATGTAAACTAATAACAaaacggaaaaaaaaaaaagacaagaagCAACATTATTTTAGGagaacaatttgataaaatgattttttggaCAATGAAAATTTCATCTAAAAAATCTACACTGACCTcggcattaaaaaaaaaaataaatcaatgaatttttaatttgcaagAGATAAATTCTtcacattttttgtttatttaattttcacatattcagattttttttctcttgtttatattggtaattaaaaaatatatattttttagacttaaatataaaattttaattaataattttacatctcaaaaagcaaacaaagaaagaattaaatattttttaatatttatttatattattaaaaaatgaataaattaactCTTATTTAGGATATAAATATTCTTAAGGCGGTCCTGTACGTGTATGTACATACATACTTTCTCTTATATGGCAGACTTTGAGAGCCCAATTTGTAGGGTTTTCTATCACGAGCGGGGCTGCCAGCCCCACTTTAGCAAAACATTCGTCCCATATATGTCAATCCATTCCCAGCTCTTCCGTTTCCACTCATCTAATATATTTAAccattatataattaataataaacctTTTAGGTTTACGTGTGTAATTGATGTACGTTTACTTGATTGATACGTACTCCATAAGTAATgtgttgtattttgtaattgtgtgaatataataataagaaattcatcctcaaacatataaaattttgtaagaaagaaTATCGTTAGAGGGTTAAAAGACGATCCCCATACATACACTCTAATACTTAAGTTAATAGATGAcagattattaaaaaatttactaaGCACTTGATATCAATAAGAATAACTTATTTGAAGATATAAATCTTCCTCtatttacaaaaatagtttCTCAAAAgagatatgattttttttactgTGTAATAAGGACTATTAACAAATAAATCTTATTTGTTGAGAGATTTTTAAAATGAACAtcagaaataaattatacatttttttggcGGGACTAGTCTCCCTAGCTAGAGACTCAATCAAGGGAGATGTTTGTGACCCTCCCGAGAGAATTTGTTGGGAGGCTTATTGGAGAACTAACACaaggagtgcgattttgttcacccccttcgggggtgaccatcaccctcacTATTCATGTGAGGGTGAAAAGCAACGGAACGGCTTGGAATAGTTTTTGATTGCTGTTCCGTTGCTTTTCACCCTCACATGAATAgtgagggtgatggtcacccccgtcgaagggggtgaacaaaatcgctcTCTAACACAAGGGAATATTCGAGAGACTATTTCGTGTTCCTTTGTCTACCCTTTTGCCTATatctttgtttattttcattttcctcctttttttattttattttattttttagttattatacacgtcatatatatttgaattgcTACTAAGAGCTTGTAGCCTATattgttgtatttcaaaatacaattattttatctaaaaacaCAATAATCACAACATAATCAATATCAAATAGATTCTTAGAACAAACACCAACAAAAACTTTTCCTTGTTGCTCGGTTCAATGCAAGCCTGTAAATTAAACATATCAGATCTAAACTCAAACTCAACTCGATCCAATCTatttaattgaatttgatattagatataattttatttactcatcTGAAgctaaatttgattaatattatatattattatataatgtaTTTTAGGTTATGTTGTCTATTATATAAAAgtcaaattactaaaaaaaaaccttaattttaatttttatttcatttttagaccatagttaatttttttaaactgaGAAATATTGATGTGAGTGCTACCTCAACAAGTAAGTGAGCAACCAGCCACCCAATATATACTAAATATTGTGtatagataaaattaaatatattgaaaaatggGCAGCACCCGGATGATGGGTGGCCAAGCCATCGTCGGCTACACAATGAGGGTGACGGGTTCTTTCTTCATCAATCAGTGCTGGGGCAACTCATCATTCTTCTCATAGAAACAACAACGGTTTTGCTCTTGATTGATTTGGTTGAGGTCATGTCTTCTCGCTGTTGGGTTGCTGTTCA is from Diospyros lotus cultivar Yz01 chromosome 2, ASM1463336v1, whole genome shotgun sequence and encodes:
- the LOC127795238 gene encoding uncharacterized protein LOC127795238; translation: MEDGNIPVLAKKVRQMVKVILLMVRKGISKWPKLMLDLNMMMKGRKIAGKAILHNLMFHHHPHSATRSHDGGRLSFYGGPQEYEFSCSSSPAKRPRHHNSQLYFFPCAQAPPTHDDLVLPADANAVRRELEMLARKGGASPAISAFLQSPAVSELIYSELSSPALPGFGRTPLVRQLRVTDSPFPLRDVDKGDHRVDEKAADFIMKFYNELRKQNTRAPH